A stretch of Streptococcus sp. oral taxon 061 DNA encodes these proteins:
- a CDS encoding HAD family hydrolase — translation MQETAFIWDLDGTLLDSYEAILAGIEETYRQFSLPYNKKEVRAFILKYSVQDLLEQVAKERGLDVGLLNQVRAQSLAEKNAQVVLMPGAREVLAWADQQGIQQFVYTHKGDNAFTILRDLGLDSYFTEILTSQSGFARKPSPEAATYLIDKYHLDPEQTYYIGDRTLDIDFAQNSGIQSINFLASPAACNQQIEHLEDISSLSF, via the coding sequence TTATTTGGGATTTGGATGGAACCTTACTGGATTCTTATGAAGCCATTTTAGCAGGAATTGAGGAAACCTATCGTCAGTTTTCTCTTCCTTATAATAAGAAAGAAGTTAGAGCTTTTATCTTGAAATATTCTGTCCAGGATTTATTGGAGCAAGTGGCAAAAGAGCGAGGACTAGATGTAGGGCTCCTCAATCAAGTTCGTGCTCAGAGCTTGGCTGAAAAAAATGCCCAAGTCGTCTTGATGCCAGGTGCACGTGAGGTTCTAGCTTGGGCAGATCAGCAAGGAATTCAGCAATTTGTCTATACTCATAAAGGAGACAATGCCTTTACCATTTTACGTGATCTAGGATTGGATTCTTATTTTACAGAAATTTTGACAAGCCAGAGCGGTTTTGCTCGTAAACCAAGTCCAGAAGCAGCTACCTACCTCATCGATAAATACCACTTGGATCCAGAACAGACCTATTATATAGGAGATAGAACTTTGGATATCGATTTTGCTCAAAACAGTGGCATCCAGAGTATCAATTTCCTTGCCTCTCCCGCAGCTTGTAATCAACAGATAGAGCATTTAGAAGATATTAGCTCGCTTTCTTTCTAG